One window of Chloroflexus aggregans DSM 9485 genomic DNA carries:
- the ettA gene encoding energy-dependent translational throttle protein EttA codes for MTDTQKIIFSMYRVGKVVPPNREILKDISLSFFYGAKIGVIGANGSGKSSLLRIMAGIDQDYTGEITRAPGYTVGLLEQEPYLDTTKTVREVVEEGMAEVVALLRRYDEITEQFNHPDADYDALIAEQAELQEKIDHVDGWNLDSRLELAMDALRCPPGDTPVAVLSGGERRRVALCRLLLQQPDILLLDEPTNHLDAESVAWLERHLQEYKGTVIAVTHDRHFLNNVAGWILELERGHGIPWRGNYSSWLEQKQQRLAATEKAETQRQKALQRELEWINMTPKGRHAKSKARIAAYERLLGENQDQRDRELEIYIPPGPRLGDLVIRATNISKAYGDKLLYENLSFDVPPGAIVGIVGPNGAGKTTLFRMIVGQEQPDSGTLEIGASVKLGYVDQSREVLDPKQTVWEAISEGNDQIILGGRQVNSRAYCARFNFSGSDQQKLVGSLSGGERNRVHLARILKSGANVLLLDEPTNDLDVHTLRALEEGLENFAGCALIISHDRWFLDRVATHILAFEGDSQVVWFSGTYSEYVVDYRRRKGAAADHPHRIVYRKLTR; via the coding sequence ATGACCGATACGCAGAAGATAATCTTTTCGATGTATCGGGTGGGCAAAGTAGTACCGCCCAACCGTGAGATACTCAAAGACATCAGTCTCTCGTTCTTTTATGGCGCAAAGATCGGTGTGATCGGGGCCAATGGTTCCGGCAAAAGTTCGCTGTTGCGGATTATGGCCGGGATTGACCAGGATTACACCGGTGAGATTACTCGTGCTCCCGGCTACACGGTGGGTCTGCTCGAACAGGAGCCGTACCTCGATACCACCAAGACGGTACGTGAGGTGGTTGAAGAGGGTATGGCCGAGGTGGTAGCGCTGCTGCGTCGCTATGATGAAATTACCGAGCAATTTAACCATCCTGATGCCGACTACGATGCGTTAATCGCCGAGCAAGCCGAGTTGCAAGAAAAAATTGATCACGTCGATGGTTGGAATCTTGATAGCCGGCTTGAGTTGGCGATGGATGCGTTGCGCTGTCCTCCGGGCGATACACCGGTAGCGGTGTTGTCGGGTGGTGAGCGGCGGCGGGTGGCGCTGTGCCGCTTGCTGTTGCAACAACCGGATATTCTGTTGCTCGATGAGCCGACCAACCACCTTGACGCCGAGTCGGTGGCGTGGCTGGAACGCCACTTGCAAGAGTATAAGGGAACGGTGATTGCGGTCACTCACGACCGGCATTTTCTGAACAACGTTGCCGGCTGGATTCTCGAACTCGAACGTGGGCACGGTATTCCGTGGCGTGGCAACTATTCAAGCTGGCTCGAACAGAAGCAGCAGCGATTGGCTGCAACCGAGAAAGCCGAGACCCAGCGCCAGAAGGCGTTACAGCGTGAGTTGGAATGGATCAATATGACGCCGAAAGGTCGTCATGCGAAGTCGAAAGCGCGCATTGCTGCCTACGAACGGCTGCTCGGCGAAAATCAAGATCAGCGTGACCGCGAGTTGGAGATCTACATCCCGCCCGGTCCGCGGCTTGGTGATCTGGTGATTCGGGCGACGAATATCAGTAAAGCTTACGGTGATAAGCTGCTTTACGAAAATCTTAGCTTTGATGTCCCGCCCGGGGCGATTGTCGGTATCGTTGGTCCGAATGGCGCCGGGAAGACGACCCTGTTTCGGATGATTGTTGGCCAAGAGCAGCCTGACAGCGGGACGCTCGAAATCGGTGCCTCGGTGAAACTTGGCTACGTTGATCAGAGCCGTGAGGTACTCGACCCGAAGCAGACGGTATGGGAAGCGATTTCAGAAGGGAACGACCAGATAATCCTCGGTGGGCGGCAGGTGAATTCTCGCGCCTATTGCGCGCGCTTTAACTTTAGTGGTAGCGATCAGCAGAAGTTGGTTGGTAGTCTTTCTGGTGGTGAGCGTAATCGGGTACATCTCGCGCGCATTCTGAAGTCGGGAGCGAATGTGCTGTTGCTCGATGAGCCGACCAACGATCTCGATGTGCATACCCTGCGTGCATTGGAGGAAGGTCTCGAAAACTTTGCCGGTTGTGCGCTGATCATCTCGCACGACCGCTGGTTCCTCGACCGCGTGGCAACTCATATCCTCGCCTTTGAGGGTGATAGCCAGGTTGTTTGGTTCTCCGGTACCTATTCGGAATACGTTGTCGATTACCGCCGTCGTAAAGGTGCTGCGGCCGATCATCCGCACCGGATTGTGTATCGTAAGTTGACACGGTAG
- a CDS encoding hemolysin family protein, producing the protein MEDPGPSSIIIGIGLCLIMLGITSAADTVMMMVSRPRLHALLASAGLGSQRFTAHFLDEPYRIKSAIIFLNTALTIMVTALTIHLTMPYGLTVVIGGMAILLFSILLLSEVIAKALARRNPDTTILVLARPLVAVATILWPLMAIINVITRPIFTLVSGQPAPPAPLVTEEELRLMMSAGEEAGWIEHEEREMIEGVMDFGDTLVREIMIPRVDVVALEVNSSLDRALDVAITRGHSRIPVYEETIDNVVGILYAKDLIPVLRDGRRDTPLRDLIRPAYFVPMTMKVTALLEDLQRRRVHMAIVVDEYGGTAGIVTLEDLLEQIVGEIRDEYDTEEPAIVEVGPHEFIVDARVPIDDIAELLEVEFPATTADRIGGLVYEQLGRIPRVGDEVTCGDVTITVLSIKGIRAERLRVIRQQPAQNQAAAPAEADKPLLPLPQEVHGSSGP; encoded by the coding sequence TTGGAGGACCCCGGCCCTAGTTCGATAATCATCGGCATCGGCCTCTGTCTTATTATGCTCGGTATTACCTCGGCTGCCGATACGGTCATGATGATGGTTAGCCGTCCTCGTCTGCACGCCCTTCTGGCTTCGGCCGGTCTTGGTAGCCAACGCTTCACTGCCCATTTTCTCGATGAGCCATACCGGATCAAGTCAGCCATCATCTTTCTCAATACGGCGCTGACGATTATGGTAACAGCGCTGACCATTCACCTCACGATGCCGTATGGTTTGACCGTCGTCATCGGTGGTATGGCAATCCTCTTGTTTTCCATCCTGCTCCTGAGTGAGGTTATCGCAAAAGCGCTCGCTCGTCGCAACCCGGATACGACTATTCTTGTACTGGCCCGCCCACTGGTTGCAGTCGCAACGATTTTGTGGCCGTTAATGGCTATCATCAATGTTATCACCCGACCGATCTTTACCCTCGTGAGTGGTCAGCCGGCGCCACCGGCGCCGCTCGTAACCGAAGAAGAGCTGCGCTTGATGATGAGTGCCGGTGAAGAGGCCGGCTGGATCGAACACGAAGAGCGCGAAATGATCGAGGGGGTGATGGACTTTGGCGACACCTTGGTGCGCGAGATTATGATCCCGCGGGTCGATGTCGTAGCGCTCGAAGTCAATAGTTCGCTCGATCGAGCACTCGATGTAGCGATTACACGCGGTCATTCACGGATTCCGGTCTATGAAGAGACTATTGATAATGTGGTTGGTATTTTGTATGCCAAAGACCTGATCCCCGTGTTGCGCGATGGCCGGCGTGATACGCCGCTACGCGATCTGATCCGTCCGGCCTACTTCGTCCCAATGACGATGAAGGTCACTGCACTGTTAGAGGATCTCCAACGCCGGCGCGTCCATATGGCAATTGTCGTTGATGAATACGGTGGCACCGCCGGAATTGTCACGCTGGAAGATCTGCTCGAGCAGATTGTCGGTGAAATTCGTGATGAATATGATACAGAAGAACCGGCGATTGTCGAGGTAGGGCCACACGAGTTCATTGTCGATGCGCGCGTCCCGATTGATGACATCGCCGAGTTGCTTGAGGTCGAATTCCCGGCTACTACTGCCGATCGGATCGGCGGCCTCGTTTACGAGCAACTAGGTCGTATTCCGCGGGTGGGGGATGAAGTAACGTGTGGTGATGTTACCATCACGGTATTGTCCATCAAAGGCATTCGCGCTGAACGCTTACGTGTCATTCGCCAACAGCCGGCCCAGAACCAAGCGGCAGCACCGGCTGAGGCAGACAAACCGCTGTTGCCGCTCCCGCAAGAAGTGCATGGATCCAGTGGACCTTGA
- the cdd gene encoding cytidine deaminase — protein sequence MDPVDLERLIAAALAAQRRAYAPYSQFAVGAAVLTANGHIFSGANIENASYPLTICAERVALFCAHMAAAGPVTALAVVTPTPTVASPCGACRQVIFELAPHAQIVLLNADGSDRRFTTPAELLPYGFGPEQLHER from the coding sequence ATGGATCCAGTGGACCTTGAACGGCTCATTGCGGCAGCTTTAGCTGCCCAACGCCGTGCATATGCACCATATTCACAGTTTGCCGTGGGCGCTGCCGTTCTTACCGCAAATGGACATATCTTTAGCGGGGCAAATATCGAAAATGCCTCGTACCCGCTCACGATCTGCGCCGAACGGGTGGCACTCTTTTGCGCCCACATGGCCGCCGCCGGACCGGTGACGGCACTGGCAGTAGTAACGCCAACACCTACCGTCGCCAGTCCGTGCGGTGCTTGCCGACAGGTAATCTTTGAGTTAGCGCCGCACGCTCAGATCGTACTGCTTAATGCCGATGGCAGTGATCGGCGGTTTACCACGCCCGCCGAGTTGCTCCCCTACGGGTTCGGCCCTGAACAATTGCACGAACGATAA
- a CDS encoding ribose-phosphate diphosphokinase, with protein MDGRLLIFTGNANPALAQEIARNLRINLGRALVGTFKNGETRVKIHDNVRGCDVFVIQPTCTPVDHHLMELLIMIDAFRRASAARVTAVIPYYGYAKQEKKTSGREPITAKLVANLIRTAGADRVLTMDLHAPAIEGFFDIPVDHLQASPLLADYIRDLNLPNPVVVSPDTGGVGRANRFRERIGAGLAIIAKQRPEPDTAEVIEMVGEVEGKTAIIVDDMISTGGTLIEAAQTLLARGARAVYACATHGIFADDALKLIAQSDLIETIVTNTIPQPPEAAAARVRTISVAPLFAEAIMRIHKDLSLSALFS; from the coding sequence ATGGACGGTCGTCTGCTGATTTTTACCGGCAACGCCAATCCGGCGTTAGCCCAAGAGATTGCCCGCAACCTGCGCATCAATCTTGGGCGGGCGCTCGTCGGCACCTTCAAAAACGGCGAGACACGGGTCAAGATCCACGATAACGTGCGCGGCTGTGATGTGTTTGTGATCCAGCCAACCTGCACCCCCGTCGATCACCATCTTATGGAACTGCTGATCATGATCGACGCTTTTCGCCGAGCATCAGCCGCTCGGGTGACAGCAGTTATTCCCTACTACGGCTACGCCAAGCAAGAGAAGAAGACGTCAGGCCGCGAGCCAATTACGGCAAAGCTGGTGGCGAACCTTATTCGCACCGCCGGCGCCGACCGCGTCTTGACGATGGATCTGCACGCACCGGCAATTGAGGGCTTTTTCGATATTCCGGTCGACCACTTACAAGCCTCCCCATTATTGGCCGACTATATTCGCGACCTCAACTTACCGAACCCGGTGGTTGTCTCGCCGGATACCGGTGGTGTGGGTAGGGCCAACCGCTTCCGCGAACGGATCGGGGCCGGCCTCGCTATTATCGCTAAGCAGCGCCCAGAGCCGGACACGGCTGAAGTCATTGAGATGGTTGGTGAGGTCGAAGGCAAAACGGCGATTATCGTCGATGATATGATCTCGACCGGCGGTACCCTGATCGAAGCAGCCCAAACGCTCTTGGCGCGTGGAGCGCGTGCGGTCTATGCCTGTGCAACCCACGGTATCTTTGCCGATGATGCGCTGAAACTGATCGCTCAATCTGACCTGATCGAGACGATTGTCACCAATACCATTCCACAACCACCTGAAGCTGCTGCGGCTCGCGTGCGCACTATTAGCGTCGCACCGCTATTCGCCGAAGCTATTATGCGCATCCATAAGGATCTCTCGCTCAGCGCGCTTTTTTCTTGA